The following DNA comes from Legionella sp. PATHC032.
TGCCATTGATTTAGGGATTGACGCCATTGGCTTAATATTTTATCCCAAAAGTTTGCGTAATGTCTCACTGGAAAAAGCCAAGATAATAGTCAATAATATACCTCCATTTGTTGATATTGTTGCAGTTTTGGTAAATCCAGAACAATCTTTTGTTCAACAGATAATTAATGAAATTCCTGTGCAGTTATTGCAATTTCATGGCGAGGAATCTTCAGAATTTTGCAGGCAATTTAATAAGCCTTTTATCAAAGCTATTCATCCTAAGACAACAATGCAAATCCAAAGTGCTGTTGATGAGTTTTTTGATGCAAGCGCTCTATTATTGGATACGCCATCAGACAAGGAGCGAGGAGGAACGGGATTAACTTTTGACTGGAATATAATTCCTGAGAATTTATCCAAGCCTTACATATTGGCAGGTGGTTTGAATGAATCTAACATTTTAGAGGCAACAACCACATGTCATCCTTATGCAGTGGATGTATGCAGTGGTATAGAAGCTTCACCTGGAGTAAAAGATCATTTGAAAATGAGCCGATTTATAAAGGCAATATGGGGATAGTATGAGTAAAAAAGAGCTTCCAGATGAGTTTGGCCATTTTGGCCCCTATGGCGGTATGTTTGTAGCCGATACCTTAGTTCATGCTTTAAAGCAATTAGAGCATGCTTATACCAAATATCGCAACGATCCGCATTTTCTGGCTGAACTACAGACAGAATTAAAAGATTATGTGGGGCGACCTAATCCTCTGTATCACGCGGTACACTTAAGCAAAAAAATAGGTGGTGCACAAATTTATCTCAAGCGCGAAGATTTAAATCATACGGGTGCTCATAAAATCAATAATACTATTGGACAAGCTTTACTCGCCAAACGCATGGGGAAAACTCGAGTGATCGCAGAAACGGGTGCAGGTCAACATGGTGTTGCCACTGCTACAGTTGCCGCTAAATTTGGGTTTCAATGCGTTGTGTACATGGGGTCTGAAGATATCAAGCGTCAATCCAGTAATGTTTATAGGATGAAATTGTTAGGTGCTGAAGTAGTGCCTGTCACCTCAGGATCAAAGACCTTGAAAGATGCTTTAAATGAAGCATTGAGAGATTGGGTGAGTCATGTCGATGACACATTCTATATCATTGGTACGGTTGCAGGTCCCCATCCTTATCCTCAAATGGTAAGAGACTTTCAAGCGATTATTGGTGTCGAAGCTCGTGCTCAACATATGGAAAAAACAGGACGTTTGCCAGACGCTCTGGTAGCTTGTGTCGGAGGTGGATCCAATGCAATAGGTTTGTTTTATCCCTTTTTGAATGATCAATCTGTCATGATTTATGGTATTGAAGCTGGGGGTAAGGGTATAGAAACCGGGGAGCATTCTGCCTCTCTCATCGCTGGAAAGCCTGGTGTGTTGCACGGCAATAGAACCTATTTACTGTGCGATGAGTATGGACAGGTGAAAGACACCCATTCCGTATCAGCTGGGCTGGATTATCCTGGGGTTGGGCCTGAGCATGCTTATTTAAAAGATACTGGACGAGTCATTTATAAAGCAATAAACGACTCCGAAGCCTTAGATGCGTTTCGCCTGTTAACTCATACGGAAGGGATTATTCCAGCATTAGAATCTAGCCATGCGGTAGCCTATGCCATACAATTGGCTAAAACCATGTCAAAAGAACAGAGTATCATAGTCAATCTATCTGGTCGTGGTGATAAAGATATGCATACAGTAGCTGCTATTGACGGTATAACAATTTAATTTTGATAAATTATTCAGGTACAACATGAACCGAATTGATAAGACTCTGGAAAATTTAAAAGCCAATAGAAAAAAAATGTTAAGTCCTTATATTACTGCAGGTGATCCGCACCCTGAGATAACAGTAAGTTTAATGCATCAATTGGTTAAATCGGGAGCGGATGTATTGGAGCTGGGAATACCATTTTCTGACCCTATGGCCGAAGGTCCTGTGATACAAAGAGCAATGGAACGAGCTTTAGCGCATTCAATTCATTGCGATGATGTATTGAATATGGTTAGGCAATTTCGTAAAACGGATACCGAAACGCCTGTGATTCTTATGGGATATTTGAATCCTATAGAACAATATGGCTATGATCTTTTTGCCCAGCAGGCAGTAGAAGCCGGCGTTGATGGAACAATATTGGTTGATTTGCCTCCTGAGGAAGCTGATGGAGTATCGCGAGTTTGGCAAAAACACGGTTTGTACAGTATTTATTTATGTTCACCAACCACCTCAGCTGAAAGAATGAATTATATCAATCAGCATGCCAATGGCTATCTGTATTATGTTTCATTAAAGGGAGTTACTGGTTCTGATGCGCTTAAGTTGCCCGAATTAAAAGCCCAATATCTGCAACGAAAGGCACAATCAAAGTTACCTCTAATGGTTGGGTTTGGAATAAAAACGCCGGAAATGGCTGCACAAGTTGCTGAATTTGCTGATGGGGTCATTGTTGGGGCGGCACTAATAAATGAAATCATTGAAGCCTATGAGGCCAAGAAAGATCCGCTGCAAGCAAGCGGGGCTCTATTGAGTTCTATGAGGCAAGCAATCGATAATATTGGAAGTATGGTATGACAGAACAAACTGAAAAAAGAGCTCACTTTATTAGACAACTTATTATAGATGATTTGGCAAATGGAAAACATCAAGGAGTCGTAACTCGTTTCCCTCCTGAACCCAATGGATATCTCCATGTTGGACATGCCAAGTCTATTTGTCTTAATTTTGGCTTGGCAGAAGAGTTTAAGGGAAAATGTTTTTTACGTTTTGATGATACCAATCCAATTAAAGAAGAGGAAGAATATGTAAACGCGATCATTGATGATGTTCGTTGGCTGGGATTTGAATGGTGTGCCATGACACATTCATCCGACTACTATCATGAGCTGTATGAGTTAGCCATTTATCTTATTAAGAAAGATATGGCTTATGTCGATAGCTTGAGTATGGAAGAAATTCGTGCTTTTCGCGGTACTTTACAAGAACCAGGGCGTGAAAGTCCTTATAGAAACAGAACAGTCGAAGAGAATCTGGATTTGTTCGCTCGGATGAAAGCGGGTGAGTTTCCTGATGGAACTCATGTTTTGAGAGCAAAAATAGATATGAAATCAGGTAATTTGAATATGCGTGATCCGGTTTTATATCGTATACGCCATGCGTCGCATCAGCGCACAGGAGATGAATGGTGTATTTATCCTATGTATGATTATGCTCATCCTATTTCTGATGCTTTGGAAAAAATAACACATTCTTTATGTACGTTGGAGTTTCAGGATCATAGACCTTTATATGATTGGCTGGTTGATAATTTACCTTTACCTGCCAAACCAGTACAAACCGAATTTGCCAGATTAAATTTATCCCATACCGTCACGAGTAAGAGAAAGTTACGTGAATTGGTTGAAAAAAAGATAGTTACAGGATGGGATGACCCACGATTGCCCACATTACGAGGTATGCGCAAAAGGGGGTATCCACCTGCTGCAATTCGACAATTCTGTGAAATAATTGGCATATCAAGAAGTGATTCCGTCATTGATATGACTTTACTTGAGGAATGTGTTCGCGCTGAATTTAATAAAACTGCGAAACGGGCTCTTTGTGTTATGGAACCCTTAAAGGTTGTTATTGTAAATTACCCGGAAAATAAAGTAGAACAACTTCAAGCAGCTTTCTACCCTCAAAATCCTGAATCAGAGAGCAGGAATTTACCCTTTTCCCGTGAAATTTATATTGAAAAGTCTGATTTTATGGAAAATCCGCCTAATAAATATTTCCGATTATCTCCTGGAGCTGAAGTACGTCTGCGTCATGCCTATGTTATAAAGTGCCAGGAAGTTATCCGTAATGACCAAGGTGAAGTAACAGAATTGCATTGTACTTATGATGAAAATACTCTCGGTAAAAATCCGGAAGATCGTAAGGTGAAGGGCGTTATTCATTGGGTGTCTTCTTCACATGCTTATCCTGTCACTATTTATCAATATGACCGGTTATTTACAGACCCCAATCCTGCACGGGAAGAAGATTATTTTCAGTTTCTGAATCATAACTCTTTACAAACCCTCCAGGGATTCTGTGAACCGGCAATGGTGCAGCAGGCAGAAGGTGATGTTTTTCAATTTGAGCGTTTAGGCTATTATTGCGTCAATTCGGTGGCTGAGGGCTGTGTTCAAGCCTTTCATCGGGTAGTGGATTTAAAGGACACTTGGGGTAAAGTGAGTTGAGGGGCAGACATGTTACATTTATATAATTCTTTGACCAGAAAAAAAGAACCATTTGTTTCCTTGAGGCCCGGAAAGATAGGGATGTATGTTTGCGGAATTACTGTATATGACCACTGCCATTTAGGGCATGCACGTTCAATGGTTGCTTTTGATGTAATAGTTCGCTACCTGCGCTCACAAGGTTTTGATGTAACTTATGTCAGAAATATTACGGATATAGATGATAAAATCATTGCCAGGGCCTCAGAGAGAGGTGTATCCATCAATGAGTTGACTGCACAATATATTGAGGCAATGAATAATGATACTCATGCATTAAATATTTTGCCTCCTGATCATGAGCCAAGGGCAACCGGACACATTGAAACTATCATTCGCTTGATTCAACGCTTACTTGATAATGGCAACGCGTATATCAGTGAGAATGATGATGTGTGCTATGAAGTAGATACTTTTCCCGAATATGGGAAATTATCGCATAAGGATATTGAAGGTTTGGTTTCGGGTTCTCGCGTAGAGATTGTAAAAGAAAAACGCTCACCACTTGATTTTGTGTTATGGAAAAAAGCAAAGCCAGGTGAACCCAGTTGGCCTTCACCTTGGGGGGAAGGGCGGCCTGGATGGCATATTGAGTGTTCAGCTATGGCTATGCATGAATTAGGTGAGCAATTTGATATTCATGGAGGTGGATTGGATTTGCAATTTCCACATCATGAAAATGAAATTGCTCAAAGTGAAGCGGCTACGGGTAAACCTTTTGCTAATTATTGGCTACATGTTGGCATGTTGCAGGTCAATGGCGAAAAAATGGCAAAATCAATAGGGAATTTTTACACTATTGCCGATGTTTTAAAAGAACATCACCCGGAAGTCATCCGCTATTTTCTATTAAGCAGTCATTATCGCAGTCCTTTGAATTATTCAGAAGATAATTTATTAAATGCCAAGAAAGCTCTTATCAGACTTTATCAGGCAGTTAAAGATGTTCCGCCACAAACTGCAGATAGTAAACTGGATGATTATTGGCAAGAACAATTTAATCAGGCAATGAATGATGATTTCAATACCCCTATTGCTTTATCTGTTCTTTTCCAATTAGCTCATGAGGTAAATAAAAGTAATTCACCCATATTGGCTAATACTCTGAAGAATCTAGCTGGTATTCTTGGAGTTTTACAAAAAGATCCCGAATCATTCCTGCAATCTGGTTTGCCAGAGGAAGAAAAATTGGCTATAGAGCAACTGATTGCAGAGCGTCTTCAGGCGCGAGCTGAACGCAACTGGACAAAGGCAGATCAGATTAGGGCTGATTTATTGAGCAAAGGCATAGAGCTGGAAGATGGTGCAACAGGAACAACATGGCGGAGGATTGCTGAATAATTGTTCCTTCTATGCGGTTTTATTGAATCAGAATGGACATCTACCAAATGCTTAATTTAATATAGGATGCAATTACCTTTCAAAAATTTTAAAACAAGTATATTGAATAAATTAACTGCTATTTATTGACTAGATTGTTCATTAAGATAAATTCGAAATTAAATTTGAATTCGCAATGAATATAAAAAAATATCTAAAAAAAAATGATTTAATCTTGCGATTTGCTGGATGGTTCTTTTTAATAAACTCATTCATATTTTGGCTTGTTGGCTTGGGGTATTTAAAGTCCATTTTATTAAATGCCTCTTTATTTAAAAATTATATCGCCGATTATTCAAGTTTATCAGGAAAAATTCTCATTCTGGTTTTCTCAGTTTTAAATTATCTTTCTTACATGATGTTTTTAGCTTTTGTCCCTGCAATACCAATAATAATAATGGCATTTTTTTTACCCTATAAACGAATGATTTGGATTATCAGTGTTATTGCGGCTACCACAAGTCTTATTTTTTTATTTGTTGATAGTCAAGTTTTTTCAATGTTTAAGTTTCATCTTAACAAAACAATTTTATCGTTTGTTTTTAATTCGGAATGGAGTGTCATTTTTACCTTTTCCAGATATGAGCTGATTCTGTCTTTTTGTATGATAGTCTTTATATTCTTTCTGGAATCTATTATTGCCTGGTTGGTATGGAAAAAAATAGTTTTAAAAGAATGTTTAAAAATTGGTAAAACTATTTCATTATTTTGGCTTGGTGGCGCTTTAATAAGTTATTTTATATTGCTCTTATCGATAGCACAAAATAATAATTTGTTTGCTCAGCAAATACCTAATTTGCCACTTTATAATCAACTCATTGCTTATACTATCCCTGATAAAAACGCTGATGATATATTACGCCGCTACAGTGAGCATTATTTTACACAGCCTCTTTTCCCCAATTATCCATTACGTTATCCCTTACATCCCTTACAGTGTAAGAGGCGTGAAAAACCTGATAACATTATCCTCATCATGGTAGACTCACTTCGGTTTGATTCCCTAAAAGAAAAATATATGCCGAATACGGCACAATTTGCAAAAAAAAGTTGGCGATTTTTTCAGCATATGAGTGCTGGAAATGCTACGCATCCAGGATTATTTTCATTATTTTATTCGATTCCCAGTAATTACTCGACGTCAGTCTTCGAGCAAAAAAAATCACCAGTTTTAATCGATTTATTATTACAACATGATTATCAGACAAAAATTATTTGGTCTGGCTCTATGGCTCCACTTCCATTACATCAGACTATTTATAAAAAAATTGCCAATCTCAATGTCAATGGAGCACCAATAGATGATACCGGAGAAAAGGACAGATATTCCACGAGAGAAGCTATCCAGTTTTTAAGAGATCGTAAAGCAAATAACCCTTTTTTTCTTCATATTTTTTACAACGCGCCTCATGACTATTGTAGATATCAAAGTTTTCCGCAGTTGTATAAACCCGCAATAGAAGAATGTGCACGAATCGGAATGACAAATCATGTCGATCCATTACCTTACTACAATCGCTATTTGAATACAGTTACATTTATTGACCACGAAATTTCGAAAGTATTAGAGGTAATCGAAAAAAAAGGGTATTTAAAAAACAGTATCATTATAATTACCTCTGATCATGGTCAAGAATTTAATGATAATCGTCAAAATTATTGGGGACATACCAGTAATTTTACTCCGATTCAACTTCAGGTTCCTTTGATTATTCATTGGCCTGGGGAGTTAGCTCGTCGTTTTGACTATCTCACTAGTAGTTATGATATTATTCCTACAATATTACAGCGTTTATTTGCTTGTAAAAATCCTGTTTCTGATTACAGTATCGGATATAATTTGCTGATTGAGGGCAAGCGAGCCTCATTTCTACTGGTAGGCAGTTATATTAACATGGGAATTCTTGAAGCAGATCGCACTACAACATTAGAAACCTCCGGAAGAATTACAATTACGGGTGTGAAGGCAGAACCGCTTAATGATGCGGTCCCCAGAATGAATGTTGTAACACAGGCATTGGATTTGATGCGCAGGTATTATGGCAAATAAAAGATTGTCTTTAAAAATAAATTGGCAATTAACCTTTTTATTCTCAATTTACGTCATACAGCGGATATCTCTAAATTTGTAGGCAAAATATAGCTATAATTATATATAATTTGCTTAGGAATTAAGTCATGGTAAACCAAACACGTGAAAATTTAATTAATAAAGTCAAGGATGGTTCCGATTCTATCGCTTTAATCTATTCTCCAATCGAACTTCATGAATATATTGTTGAAATTATTTCTAAAGATTCTGATCAATTTATCTATAAAGGAAAGGAAATATGTCATTTTAATTCGATTGATGAAGCAGTGTCTCGTGCTACAGAATTAGGAGCAAAAGAGTTTTTTCTTTGTGCAGATAATACATATGATGAATGTGGTTCTTTAAATTCTGTGCAACACTTTGATTATATGCCTATTTATTCTAAATTTAAGCGCACTTGAGTTTGGCGTATCAATCTTGGTTGCGAGCTTTTTGCATTTCTTTTTTGGTTCAAATTCTATAAGCCGATGAATAACACTGGCTTTGCCTACTTTAAATCTTGTACCCACCTCTTGGATAGTTAAATTTTTTTTGCTCTTACTTTTTAATACTTGTTTGCAAAAATCTAAGTAATCCATCATTAGTTATTATTAATAATCAATTACTTATATGCTGGTCATAGAAGGTTAGGCAAACGCTCAATGAACCTCAAATACGATGCTATCTCTCAATACATAAAAACATGCTTTGGCTACATTGTTTTAATCTGAAATTCCTTTATACCTCGATTCAAATGGCGAGTGTCTCAGCGTACATGTAGAGCAAGCGCTACTAGTAGCTTGTATCAAAAAGGCTACTTTTCATAGTCTTTTGTCGCATTTACGGCGGTTTTCATCATTTTACTTTAATCATTCGTTCATAAAATAAAAACTAACTGATTGCAAAATGATCAATTAAGTTAAGAATTGACATTGGAATTTTTTGAGGTTGTTTTGATTATGAAATCTATTGAATATTTTAGAAATGAATTAAATGAATTATTTAAGAGCAAAAAAAATGTTTATAAATTTAAACAAGAAGCAAAATCTCCGGAAAAAAATACAGAATCTGATGAATATGTATTATCTTTTGACACGGTTCCTGATGAAGGGATAGATAGAGATAATAACACTTTTTATTATACGCTCTCTGTTGATGAAATATGTTATGAAATTAAAACATCCTCGGGATGTTTGAGTACGGGAAGCTTTCACGCCAATAATCACAACAATCTTGAGGAGCGGATTTTTCTTAATGCAGCTGAAAAAGGGTTTGTCGAAAATTTAGAAGTTTTAAAAAATCTAGCAACGATAGAAAGACTTATAAAAGAATTAGAAAAAAAAGGGACCGAAGACGAAATTAAGAAATATAGCTCTGAGTTAAATCATGAAATTAGTTTATATAATGATAACTTACGAAAAATAAGCAACATATTCCCTGATATTGATAAGAAAATTCTAAAAAAATTAGAAATAAACAATAGCATTCTTCCTTTGCCTTGTCCATTTGATACACGGGCAGTACAAGTTGCTAGTCATGTTCCAAATCAAGAAGGCACTTATCGTCGTTCTCAGAGCTCTAACGAGTATCATCATACTAATAAGAGAGGTAATGTAATAACTTATAAAGATTTAAATGAGTTGAAAAATAATGACCCCAATTTAGGAGAGATTTTTTTAGCGACTGATAATAATTCATTATATGTGAAGTGTAAATTTAAAAAGTCAGAACCTGCTAAATTATTACCTATCAGTTTATATTCAGAGACAAAGAATAATATTATTAACAAATTGAATAGTAAAAGAAAATTAACCAACAACGAATTATTAGCAATTATTTCTGCCATTCAAAGTAAAGATACTTTAATTTTAAAAAATCAATTAAACAAATTTGGCTGTAATGTTGAAGGTGTAATTGCAGGGAATGGAGAAGCTTATAACTTAGGGGGAAATGCTACACGAGTAGATAAGATTATTGAATATCAGAGTAATGGTATTTCTTATAAAAGAGGAAATCAATTAACCCTTAAATTAAAAGATAGGATATTGGAACATAAAACAAATGTGGTAGAAACCCTGGTTCACCATTTAAAAGACGAAAATTTTAAGTGTCTAAAGGTTGATAGTAACCAACTTAAAGCCAAATATCCTTGTTTAATTGTTACCTTTAAATATGATGAGTATAGGAATAAACCCGAAAATATCCCTGAAGGATACTCTGAGTTTGTTACCCATATGATGATTGCTCAGATTAATTTAAAATTAAAAGAAAAAAATCTGTCCCCATTGATAGATAGACGACAAAGTTTTGGGTTCCTCACCCCTACATTAACCGATGTTCATACGGGTGTTAGATTATCACTTGGCCTTACGCCAAATAAACAGTGGATAGAGTGTGTTGAAGAAGGAATAAAACAGACAGATAAGTCCTTAGCAAAATTTACGCTGAAAGACAAAGATGATTTACTCAATCTATTTAGAGCTGGAGAGTTTTGTGGGGATGGACACAAATACCTTTATGACTTATATAAAACAGGAGAAAAAACACAAGAAGAAGTGAAGAAGTTTCTACAAGAATCAAAGGTGAAATCAGAATGTAAGGAAATTTATTTTTCAACAAAAGACATAACGCGTATTGATAAAGATAAATTAAAAAAAGGCGTATTGAAAAGATTTTATTACTTTGATAGTAAAAATGGAGCAATTACTCTTTATGATAAACAGCACCAACATGGATCTTCTTTAAAAGTTAATGCAGAGTTTATTCATTATTTTCTTTTAAAAAATTTTTCCTCTAAAGATTTGATAAAATTGACTGAAGTACAGGAGTGTTGGTTAAAGGAAGCAATTGATGATGCACAGAGGAATAATCCGTTTCAATATATCGACCGAAAATATCTATCTCTATATAGAAAGATTACTCGTCTTTACGCGCAAATACTTGGTGTTGAACAGAATCGTGGAGAAGAAAAGGATCTAGCTAAGTTAACGAGGGACTTGATTAATCTTCAAAATGAGGTTGTCACTTCATTATTGAAAACAAT
Coding sequences within:
- a CDS encoding phosphoribosylanthranilate isomerase, with protein sequence MNPSRIRIKMCGMTRSEDIQYAIDLGIDAIGLIFYPKSLRNVSLEKAKIIVNNIPPFVDIVAVLVNPEQSFVQQIINEIPVQLLQFHGEESSEFCRQFNKPFIKAIHPKTTMQIQSAVDEFFDASALLLDTPSDKERGGTGLTFDWNIIPENLSKPYILAGGLNESNILEATTTCHPYAVDVCSGIEASPGVKDHLKMSRFIKAIWG
- the trpB gene encoding tryptophan synthase subunit beta, translating into MSKKELPDEFGHFGPYGGMFVADTLVHALKQLEHAYTKYRNDPHFLAELQTELKDYVGRPNPLYHAVHLSKKIGGAQIYLKREDLNHTGAHKINNTIGQALLAKRMGKTRVIAETGAGQHGVATATVAAKFGFQCVVYMGSEDIKRQSSNVYRMKLLGAEVVPVTSGSKTLKDALNEALRDWVSHVDDTFYIIGTVAGPHPYPQMVRDFQAIIGVEARAQHMEKTGRLPDALVACVGGGSNAIGLFYPFLNDQSVMIYGIEAGGKGIETGEHSASLIAGKPGVLHGNRTYLLCDEYGQVKDTHSVSAGLDYPGVGPEHAYLKDTGRVIYKAINDSEALDAFRLLTHTEGIIPALESSHAVAYAIQLAKTMSKEQSIIVNLSGRGDKDMHTVAAIDGITI
- the trpA gene encoding tryptophan synthase subunit alpha, giving the protein MNRIDKTLENLKANRKKMLSPYITAGDPHPEITVSLMHQLVKSGADVLELGIPFSDPMAEGPVIQRAMERALAHSIHCDDVLNMVRQFRKTDTETPVILMGYLNPIEQYGYDLFAQQAVEAGVDGTILVDLPPEEADGVSRVWQKHGLYSIYLCSPTTSAERMNYINQHANGYLYYVSLKGVTGSDALKLPELKAQYLQRKAQSKLPLMVGFGIKTPEMAAQVAEFADGVIVGAALINEIIEAYEAKKDPLQASGALLSSMRQAIDNIGSMV
- a CDS encoding glutamine--tRNA ligase/YqeY domain fusion protein; the protein is MTEQTEKRAHFIRQLIIDDLANGKHQGVVTRFPPEPNGYLHVGHAKSICLNFGLAEEFKGKCFLRFDDTNPIKEEEEYVNAIIDDVRWLGFEWCAMTHSSDYYHELYELAIYLIKKDMAYVDSLSMEEIRAFRGTLQEPGRESPYRNRTVEENLDLFARMKAGEFPDGTHVLRAKIDMKSGNLNMRDPVLYRIRHASHQRTGDEWCIYPMYDYAHPISDALEKITHSLCTLEFQDHRPLYDWLVDNLPLPAKPVQTEFARLNLSHTVTSKRKLRELVEKKIVTGWDDPRLPTLRGMRKRGYPPAAIRQFCEIIGISRSDSVIDMTLLEECVRAEFNKTAKRALCVMEPLKVVIVNYPENKVEQLQAAFYPQNPESESRNLPFSREIYIEKSDFMENPPNKYFRLSPGAEVRLRHAYVIKCQEVIRNDQGEVTELHCTYDENTLGKNPEDRKVKGVIHWVSSSHAYPVTIYQYDRLFTDPNPAREEDYFQFLNHNSLQTLQGFCEPAMVQQAEGDVFQFERLGYYCVNSVAEGCVQAFHRVVDLKDTWGKVS
- the cysS gene encoding cysteine--tRNA ligase; the encoded protein is MLHLYNSLTRKKEPFVSLRPGKIGMYVCGITVYDHCHLGHARSMVAFDVIVRYLRSQGFDVTYVRNITDIDDKIIARASERGVSINELTAQYIEAMNNDTHALNILPPDHEPRATGHIETIIRLIQRLLDNGNAYISENDDVCYEVDTFPEYGKLSHKDIEGLVSGSRVEIVKEKRSPLDFVLWKKAKPGEPSWPSPWGEGRPGWHIECSAMAMHELGEQFDIHGGGLDLQFPHHENEIAQSEAATGKPFANYWLHVGMLQVNGEKMAKSIGNFYTIADVLKEHHPEVIRYFLLSSHYRSPLNYSEDNLLNAKKALIRLYQAVKDVPPQTADSKLDDYWQEQFNQAMNDDFNTPIALSVLFQLAHEVNKSNSPILANTLKNLAGILGVLQKDPESFLQSGLPEEEKLAIEQLIAERLQARAERNWTKADQIRADLLSKGIELEDGATGTTWRRIAE
- a CDS encoding DUF3413 domain-containing protein, encoding MNIKKYLKKNDLILRFAGWFFLINSFIFWLVGLGYLKSILLNASLFKNYIADYSSLSGKILILVFSVLNYLSYMMFLAFVPAIPIIIMAFFLPYKRMIWIISVIAATTSLIFLFVDSQVFSMFKFHLNKTILSFVFNSEWSVIFTFSRYELILSFCMIVFIFFLESIIAWLVWKKIVLKECLKIGKTISLFWLGGALISYFILLLSIAQNNNLFAQQIPNLPLYNQLIAYTIPDKNADDILRRYSEHYFTQPLFPNYPLRYPLHPLQCKRREKPDNIILIMVDSLRFDSLKEKYMPNTAQFAKKSWRFFQHMSAGNATHPGLFSLFYSIPSNYSTSVFEQKKSPVLIDLLLQHDYQTKIIWSGSMAPLPLHQTIYKKIANLNVNGAPIDDTGEKDRYSTREAIQFLRDRKANNPFFLHIFYNAPHDYCRYQSFPQLYKPAIEECARIGMTNHVDPLPYYNRYLNTVTFIDHEISKVLEVIEKKGYLKNSIIIITSDHGQEFNDNRQNYWGHTSNFTPIQLQVPLIIHWPGELARRFDYLTSSYDIIPTILQRLFACKNPVSDYSIGYNLLIEGKRASFLLVGSYINMGILEADRTTTLETSGRITITGVKAEPLNDAVPRMNVVTQALDLMRRYYGK
- a CDS encoding DUF6482 family protein, with the protein product MVNQTRENLINKVKDGSDSIALIYSPIELHEYIVEIISKDSDQFIYKGKEICHFNSIDEAVSRATELGAKEFFLCADNTYDECGSLNSVQHFDYMPIYSKFKRT
- the legC1 gene encoding Dot/Icm T4SS effector LegC1 — protein: MTLEFFEVVLIMKSIEYFRNELNELFKSKKNVYKFKQEAKSPEKNTESDEYVLSFDTVPDEGIDRDNNTFYYTLSVDEICYEIKTSSGCLSTGSFHANNHNNLEERIFLNAAEKGFVENLEVLKNLATIERLIKELEKKGTEDEIKKYSSELNHEISLYNDNLRKISNIFPDIDKKILKKLEINNSILPLPCPFDTRAVQVASHVPNQEGTYRRSQSSNEYHHTNKRGNVITYKDLNELKNNDPNLGEIFLATDNNSLYVKCKFKKSEPAKLLPISLYSETKNNIINKLNSKRKLTNNELLAIISAIQSKDTLILKNQLNKFGCNVEGVIAGNGEAYNLGGNATRVDKIIEYQSNGISYKRGNQLTLKLKDRILEHKTNVVETLVHHLKDENFKCLKVDSNQLKAKYPCLIVTFKYDEYRNKPENIPEGYSEFVTHMMIAQINLKLKEKNLSPLIDRRQSFGFLTPTLTDVHTGVRLSLGLTPNKQWIECVEEGIKQTDKSLAKFTLKDKDDLLNLFRAGEFCGDGHKYLYDLYKTGEKTQEEVKKFLQESKVKSECKEIYFSTKDITRIDKDKLKKGVLKRFYYFDSKNGAITLYDKQHQHGSSLKVNAEFIHYFLLKNFSSKDLIKLTEVQECWLKEAIDDAQRNNPFQYIDRKYLSLYRKITRLYAQILGVEQNRGEEKDLAKLTRDLINLQNEVVTSLLKTMPLITDDTSDDEHANKYAQKNFYSPAGMSALFAPLYAAAKVFSYHNEMPISYGSDPYAYFELLLSWNKTLDESQFVRSEVVKEKLENRAFKMLLENFANESNKTGLVKMGRSEVTICFKNIYTEIYSNQIKRKKLDADSIINSNLTAIKNALEINTENDRGAIQFNEEKLRSILKQGINIIQQSFPKYMEHVNSLENNPTVYFADNNPCVNKDHLEVRTAIEVLKDLCTKDLCPKVFVLDTTSATEAQIEDFLNVFNQQDKIPILVTASSMVKHSEFGLDLWQGGINKAYLSEKAEKNENSQNEFARFTTEFKNVTKGTEPGFTRFARRHVREAMNNINVAIKDSQDNSEPQDATCKDDVQNIPTNPISEESNRTEEGQMINRELDEYVPLLTKKGFFAVQIEKVPENNVNQNNKQKSPEEGEPPCCTII